CCGCCCATGCGACGCGTCCACTGGGTGATCACCCGCCCGGTCGGGCGGCTCGTCGGCCGCTACGGCCTCGGCACCCGGATCCACCACGAGGAGTGGGACCCCGTACCGCTCTCCCCGGTCGAGGCGGTCCCGCTGATCGCGCCGACACCGCTGCTGATCGTGCACGGCGACCGCGACCCGTACTTCCCCCTCGATCACCCGCTCATGCTCGCCGAGGCCGCAGAGCGCGCGGGCCGGCCGGCCGAACTGTGGCTGGAGCGGGGGATGGGCCACGCGGAGAACGCGGCGGCCGAGGACCTCCTCGTCCGGCTGGGCGACTGGCTCACCCGCCGATAGACCATCATGGGGGGCGGCGCGCACACGAACGAAGGGAGCGCCGCTATGGCAGCGGGAACCATCCGCTACTGGGCCGCGGCCAAGTCCGCCGCCGGTGTCGCCGAGGAGCCGTACGCCGCCGAGACCCTGGCCGAGGCGCTGGACGCGGCGCGGGCCGCGCATCCGGGCGAGCTGGTCCGCGTCCTGATGCGGTGCTCGTTCCTGGTCGACGGGGACCCCGTGGGGACCCGCCCGCATGAGACCGTACGGCTGGCCGAGGGCGGCACGGTCGAGGTGCTCCCGCCGTTCGCAGGAGGGTGAACCGGAGACATGAGCAGTGACCAGCAGTACGGGTACGGCGAGCAGCCGTACGACCCGTACGGCCAGCAGCCGGGGCAGTCGTACCCGCAGCACCAGCCGCAGTACCAGGACCCGGGGACGACCCAGACCTGGCAGGGCCAGACCTGGGACACCCAGTACCAGCCCACCGTCGCCCCGGCGGCCGACGAGACCGCCTACCTCCCGCAGCAGCCCGCCGCACCGCTGCCGCCTGAGGCCCCCGTCGCGTACCAGGAGCCGGCCGCCGCGCCGGCCTCGCCCGCGCCCTCCGGCGCCGAGCCGGGTCCCGCGTACTCCGCGCCCACCACCTCCGGCAACACCCGGATCACCGACGCCCAGCGCGCCCGCGCCGAGGGCCGCTCGCCGATCATCGACCCGGGCATCCAGCCCGCCGGACTCACCGCCGTCCTCGGCGTCCTGCTCGCCGGCGGCGCCGCGCTCGGCCCGTACGCGCTGCTCGTGCCGCTGGTCCTGCTCCAGGCCGTCACCGCCGCCGGCTGGTTCCGGCTCAACGGCATGTGGCCGGCCCGGCAGGGCATCGCGCTCGCCTTCGCCGGCGGTCTGGCCGCCGACGCCGCGCTGCTCGCGGCCGGCCGGGACAACGCCCCCGCCGCGATCATCGGCACGCTCGGCGTCTGGGTGCTGCTCACCCTCGTCCTCCAGCTGCGCAGCCACGCGGACCCGGAC
This sequence is a window from Streptomyces sp. HUAS YS2. Protein-coding genes within it:
- a CDS encoding MoaD/ThiS family protein; the encoded protein is MAAGTIRYWAAAKSAAGVAEEPYAAETLAEALDAARAAHPGELVRVLMRCSFLVDGDPVGTRPHETVRLAEGGTVEVLPPFAGG